A portion of the Scleropages formosus chromosome 15, fSclFor1.1, whole genome shotgun sequence genome contains these proteins:
- the siva1 gene encoding apoptosis regulatory protein Siva, with product MPKRAYPFAETFSSQYKMHIGQKELNHGVFGSKCRQEIYDKTKNLLFSGTKAVMERIWKPDEGMAGAQVPPAVNQTLLRGQTLIGQDGRLRKATAAAGALEPSAVCSVCLKTAAARKSCMQCERHACPSCTRLCSNCSSLCCSICTVVDYTDRYDRVLCCDCST from the exons ATGCCTAAACGAGCGTATCCGTTCGCCGAGACCTTCTCTTCTCAATACAAGATGCATATTGGACAGAAGGAGCTCAACCACGGGGTTTTTGGGAGTAAATGCAGACAAGAAATATACG aCAAAACAAAGAACTTGCTCTTCAGTGGAACCAAGGCTGTGATGGAGAGAATCTGGAAGCCTGATGAGGGCATGGCAGGAGCACAGGTGCCACCAGCTGTGAACCAGACGCTGCTGCGGGGACAAACCTTGATTGGACAGGATGGCCGACTAAGGAAAGCCACCGCAGCTGCAG GTGCCTTGGAGCCGTCCGCTGTGTGCAGCGTGTGTCTGAAAACTGCGGCAGCGAGGAAGTCATGCATGCAGTGTGAACGTCATGCCTGTCCATCCTGTACACGGCTCTGCAGCAACTGCTCCAGCCTCTGTTGTTCCATCTGCACCGTGGTAGA CTACACTGACCGGTATGACAGAGTGCTTTGCTGTGACTGCTCAACATGA